The sequence TGCCGCAGAAATTGAAGAGCGTTGGAAACCAGGGCGTCGTCGAGGTGCACATGGCGGGTTGATTCCCTGGCCACAACAGCTCCCGGAGCCAGGGTGATCCAATGGTCAGGCGGGACATTTTCACCACGCATTAATGCGTTTAACAGCTTGGCGGCTGCGAAGCCTATTTTGCGGCCGGGGTAGGGGATACTACTCAGGGGAGGAGTTGTGGTGTGGCAAAAAATGATATCGTCGGAAATGCCTAACAATGCGATTTCCTCCGGGCATTTGATGTTTAGTTTTTGTAGTAGTCTGGATGTCCAGACTCCGGCAATGTCATCCTTGAGGAAGAGCCCGCATGGTCTGGGGAGATTGAGGAGTTGTTCACGGATGCATTGGTCGATTTGTGTAGGGCGCGTTTTAATGGGGTAGCGGCTAACCGGGACCTTAATCACGCTAAAGTTGCCACCGTTTGATACGACGCTTTCCCGGAAACTCTCAAGCCGCATCCTGGAGTATTCTCGAGAGGATTCATGCATGTAGGCAAAATTTTTCAGGCCTAGATTGGCCAGATGCTCATAGGCGAGCTGTCCGAGTGCTTGGTTGTCAACGGTCACCCGGGGGAAAACAA comes from Oceaniferula marina and encodes:
- a CDS encoding DNA-binding transcriptional regulator: MEATSTRFRVGVRLPDWISGYASRLFEGFLDFQRTGSAMKLHFDQPTGGDIPPYPIGKNWKGDGLLVYRYTAAEARAWQKAGINVVNLSVETPRNSIVFPRVTVDNQALGQLAYEHLANLGLKNFAYMHESSREYSRMRLESFRESVVSNGGNFSVIKVPVSRYPIKTRPTQIDQCIREQLLNLPRPCGLFLKDDIAGVWTSRLLQKLNIKCPEEIALLGISDDIIFCHTTTPPLSSIPYPGRKIGFAAAKLLNALMRGENVPPDHWITLAPGAVVARESTRHVHLDDALVSNALQFLRQETPKRPVSVSELCTTMGISREGLRVRFIKTLGHSPKKEIERLRSQAVIKKLRESEDTLETIAIDHSFAGPDEICRYIKRQTGKTPGQIRNE